GTGGTCGGATTGGTGACCGCGGTGCTGGTCGACACGTATCCCGTGGTGCCGTCCAGGGTGATGCCCGTCTGGCCCGAGCAGGCCGCGGGCACCGAGTACGTGATGCCGCCCTGGTATGTCGCGGAGCGGTTGTTGCCGGAGGAGTCCAGTGCGAGCGACGGTCCCCCCTCGTCTAGGCGGTAGAACTCGAACGGCGACGCGGACCGCACGGCGGATGCGCATCCGCCGGGCGGCGCGGCCGCCGCGTACTCGGCCGCGGCGTCGCCGGGGCTCAACGCCGTTCCGTAGAACGCGGCCCCGGCCACGGTGCCGGCGAAGTAGTTCCCGGTGCCCGCCCCCCAGTTGGCGGAGAAGGCGGCGTAACCGATCCGCCAGTAGCCGGCGAAGTTCTCGGCGCCGGTCTCCCCGTCGCTCGCGTCGAGGACGCCGTCGACGTAGATCCGTTTGCCCACGGCGGACTGGGTGGCGATGACCTGGTGCCATTGCCCGTCGTTGTACTGGCCCTGGGTGGTCAGGGTGCGGACGGCACCGGGATAGGTGCCGAACACCAGGCGGCCGCTGGTGTCCATCCAGGTGATGCGATCCATCTGGCTGCCGCCGCCGGTCCGCGCGGCCACGAGGCCGGTGAGGAAACCACCGCTGGTGGTGGTGGTCCGGAACCAGATCCCGGTGGAGTAGGTCGTCGGGTTGGCGACCTGGGTGGCGGTGGACACCCACCCGTTGCTTCCGTCCAGGGTGACGGCTCTGCTCCCGCCCGCACACGGACCCGCCACCCCGTAGGCGACCCCGGTACCGAGCAGGTTGGTGCGATAGGTGCCGTTGCCGCCGGTACCCGACGAGTTCGCCGCCGTCGGCGGACCGTTCTCGTCGAGCCGGAAGTACTGGCCGGGTGAGCGCGCGAGGACGGCGCTGTCGCAGGTGAAATCGCTCGCCGACGCGTACGAGTTCGTCGGCGCCGCGGTGGTCGACGACCAGGCGGCCTGTGCGTCGACCGTGGTCGTCACGGCCGCGCCGACCACGACGACGACCGCCACAGCGGCGAGGTGGCTGCTGACCGAGGTTCGCGGCGCTCGTCGCGTATAGGCCGGGGGCTCGTACGACGAGGGACGCCCGACCACCGGTCGGGCCGCGGATGGCAGAACCCGGCCGCCACCGCCGGGCGGCGCGTGGTTCCCCGGGGTCCCACCGGGCCGTTGGCGCTCATCGGTCCGCCGCCGGTCGAGCCTGGCCAGCCAACCGAGGGCGGCGGTCATGACGACGGTCAGACCGAGGGCGGACCAACGGTTCTCAGCGAGCCACACCACGGGCGCACCGACCCACGGCACCCGCAGGACGGCCACGCCGCGGACGGCGGACGGGTCGACCGGAGTGGAGTCGGGGTCGGCGTTCGCGTCGCCCTTGAGGATGAGCTGACCGGTATCGGTGATGTGGTCCAGCCGGTGCAGCCGGAGCCGGCCGACGTGATCGGGGTCGGCCACGAGAAGGACCTGCCCGATCTGCCAGGACCCGGGCTCGACGGGCCGGGCGACGACCACGTCGCCGGCGACGATCCGGGGTTCCATGGACCCGGTCATCACGTCGGTCGGCTGCCATCCGATCCCCGCCGGCAGGACCACCCACACCAGCAGACCGATCGGCAACAACAGCAGCATGCGGGCCACCGTGGCCGCCAGGACGCGGACCCACTCGGTCCCCCCGGCCGGGCTCGCGGGCTCCGCACCGCCGGTGGGATGCCCTGAGCGAGCGGTCGTCAGCCCCTTCACCGTCGATCCTTCTCCTCGGTCTCCCGCTCGGCTCGGTTGACCCCCCGGGTCCACGAGCCGTGGACGTCGCTGATCGGGGCGGCCGACAGCCGCCCGACCACCGACGTCGTCATCAGGTGTTCTGGGCCTCCCAGGTGAAACCGATGGAGGCGGTTCCGCCCTGGACCGTGTTGGGGGCCAACGGGTCGACGGTGTAGGTGAACTGGTAGGTCTTGCTCTCCGCGGCCGCACCGGTGGGCGCCCAGGTGGCGGCGGCCGCGGTCGGCGTCCCGCTCGCGAAGGCGGTCGCGGAGCTGCCGAAGGCGGCCAGGGTGCCGGAGAAGACGCTGCTGTTGGTGGCCTGCGGGGTGAAGCCGGTGCAACCGCCGCCGAAGGAGCCGCCCGTGCCCTGGACGATCGAGAGGTTGATGCTGCCGGCGAGGTTGTTCGTGGTGGCCGGGCTGGTGCCGTAGAGCTTGACCTGGCTCGGGAGGGATCCGCTGGACGTCACGACGATGCACTTGGTGCCGGTGGAGCCGGGCTTGAGGTTGGTGGCCGTGAACAAGGCCGTGTTGGCGTCGTCGTCGGAGAGCGCGACGGTGCCGGCGCTCCAGTTGTTCGTCGGATTCGACGTGGTGGAACTGAACGCGGCGTACGAGGACTGGGCGACCACGACGGCGCTCAGGCCCAACGCCGCGGGGATGGTGGCCCACTTGAGCCAGCGGGACACACGGGGGGACGGACGGGACATCGAGGGGCTCCGCTCAGGATCGGTGGTCGCGGAGCACGGACCGACGGCCCCGCATGACGATGGCCCCCGGCGTCTTCAGCAATCTGACTTCGCTCCGTTGACCACTCTCAGCATTCAATAGGCCAATCGGCGCAGTCAACGCCCAGAAAGCGTCCTTTAATATCGACATACTGGTGTCCGCGGGCCTCTTCCGGGGGCTCGGCGACAGCGCGTGACAGTTCGGACCCGTCAATTCCCTCCGTGGGGTCATGGCCCGATTCATCCCACCGAGCTGGTCGTTCCGTCGCTGAAACGCATTAGCGGACTGGCTCGGGGATGCGGAAAGGCCCCGCGCACCACGGCGCGGGGCCCTTCGATTCGTCTCGATCAGCCCCCGGAGAGGGCGCCGGATCAGCCGGCGACGTACTCCGCGAACGGCAGCTGGAAGTCGCCGTATCCGTCCCACCACTCCAGGGCCGGACCGCTGGTGTTGCTGATGATGACCGGGTCACCGGGCAGCGCGTTGTCGTAGAACCACTTGCCCCAGTCGGTCGACACGTTGACGCAACCGTGGGACACGTTCTCCACCCCCTGGGAGTCGACCGACCACGGCGCGGCATGCACGAACTCACCGGAGTCGGAGATCCGGCTGGCCCAATCGACCTTCGTGCGGTATGCCCCCGCCCCGGTCAGCCCCCAGGTGCTGGAATCCATGATCTTGGACTCGTACTTCTGCTTGACCACATGGATGCCGTTGTAGGTGGGGTACTTGTCCCGGCCCATCGACACCGGCACGAGCTGCGTCAGCTGGTCGTCGACGTAGATACCCATCATGTGGTTGTTGTTGTCGATGTCGGCGACGAACTTCCGCCCGACGGTGAACGACCGGGGAGTGTCGGACCCGACGAACATCCCGCCGCCGAGGTCCCGGCCGTACAGGTCGGTGGTCACCGTCACCTGGGTCCCGGACGTCCAGAAGCTCTCCGGGCGCCAGCGCAGCTCGGTGTCGTTGACCCAGCGGAACCCGCCGTTCTGAGCCGGGGTCGAGGTGACGGTGATGGCCTTCTCGACGCCTTCGTGATTGGTCACCGGCTGATCGAAGTAGAAGGCGATCGGCTGGGCCACCCCGACGGTCATGCCGTCCGACGGGAACCCGGTGACCTCCACCCGGCCCCCCGGCCGGACCGTCCGGAAGGTCGAGGTCGCGGTGGCCGGTGCCCCAGTGGCGTTGGTCGCCTCGGCGGTGAGGGTGTAATCGGTGTCGTAGGCCAGGTCGGTGGTGTTCCACCATTCCCGCTGGTCCGCCGACACCGCCCCCACGATCTCGGTGCCGTCGGCGGCGACGAGCCGCACGGTGCCCAGCGTCCCGTCGGCCACGGCGACGGTGACCGGATCGGCCGGGCTGAGTGCCGGGGTGCCCGACGCCGGGCTGACGGTGAGCACCGCCGGCGCGGCGGGCGCCGAGCTCACGGTGACGGTGGGCGCCGGGGCCGACGACGACGGGGCGGCGGGGACGGCGACGGCGGCCGACGATCCGGTCAACGCCTGCTCCTGCCCGGCGGGCGACACGGTCGCGGCGATGGCCCCCAGGGTCGACGACCCGGAACCGCTGCACCCCGTCACGGCGGCGAGCAGTACACCGGCGGCCAGGGCGACGGTGGTCACCCGGCGCCAGGGCCGGCGGGCCGGAGCGGGTCCGCTGATGGTGTGATCGGTGCCGCCACGGTTCGGCATGATGAGCCCCCCACGTCGTGAGGCACCCCCCAGCGCCTCGTCCGACCAGTGTGCGGTACGCCAGTCGGGTGACGCCCTCCTCGCGCGCGAGTTCGCAACTTCGTGTCCGGACTGTGACTGACGGTTGCGGTGCGACCGTGCCGTCCGGAGCGCCCGCCGAGATGTCAGTGCACGGTGGCGGCGATCCGCCGGATGGCCTCCGGACCGACCCGGCAGCAGCCGCCCACCAGCCGCGCCCCGGCGGCGATCCATCCGCTGACGTGATCGACTCCGAAGGTCGGCTCGCCGGCCCAGGCCCGGGCCTGCGCGTCCCAGCGCTCCCCGCTGTTGGGGTAGGCCACCACGGGCTTCCCCGACGCCTGGGCGGCCAGGGCGACCAGCGCGTCCACGTCGTCGCTGTCGGTGCAATTGACCCCGACGGCGATGATCTCGTCCACTCCGGCGGCCAGGGCGAACACCTCGGCGGCGTCCTCGCCCGCCCGGGTCCGGGTGCCGGCGCAGGTCAGCGACAACCAGGCCGCCTGGCCGGTGCC
This window of the Nakamurella flava genome carries:
- a CDS encoding LamG-like jellyroll fold domain-containing protein, translating into MLLLLPIGLLVWVVLPAGIGWQPTDVMTGSMEPRIVAGDVVVARPVEPGSWQIGQVLLVADPDHVGRLRLHRLDHITDTGQLILKGDANADPDSTPVDPSAVRGVAVLRVPWVGAPVVWLAENRWSALGLTVVMTAALGWLARLDRRRTDERQRPGGTPGNHAPPGGGGRVLPSAARPVVGRPSSYEPPAYTRRAPRTSVSSHLAAVAVVVVVGAAVTTTVDAQAAWSSTTAAPTNSYASASDFTCDSAVLARSPGQYFRLDENGPPTAANSSGTGGNGTYRTNLLGTGVAYGVAGPCAGGSRAVTLDGSNGWVSTATQVANPTTYSTGIWFRTTTTSGGFLTGLVAARTGGGSQMDRITWMDTSGRLVFGTYPGAVRTLTTQGQYNDGQWHQVIATQSAVGKRIYVDGVLDASDGETGAENFAGYWRIGYAAFSANWGAGTGNYFAGTVAGAAFYGTALSPGDAAAEYAAAAPPGGCASAVRSASPFEFYRLDEGGPSLALDSSGNNRSATYQGGITYSVPAACSGQTGITLDGTTGYVSTSTAVTNPTTYSLSVWFRTTTAGGGLLIGFGNTSVGTPTDYDRMIYLNNAGRVVFGTFGGAFNTLTSNASYNDGAWHQVAASQSSAGMRLWVDGVQVGSNTVTGSQNYTGYWRVGAGNFDSWPDQPTSRFLAGSVADAAVYGTALTATQVSQMFTAAAIPASCAAAVTAAAPWAFYRLNQTTGSSVAADSSGNGRAGTYQTPSMFTFGAAGPCQRDGSAGVTLSGSTPFVSAPVALTNPTVYSISAWVRTTSTTGGRVAGFSGTTTGVSTNSDRHLFLTATGQVVFGVKASGGLTELKTTRSYNDGQWHLLVATQTAAGTALWVDGTRVATSSAVSADNRTGYWRVGWDTLANWPSAPPSNTLAGSLADVAFYSTALSASQISTIFASRSGP
- a CDS encoding L,D-transpeptidase, which produces MPNRGGTDHTISGPAPARRPWRRVTTVALAAGVLLAAVTGCSGSGSSTLGAIAATVSPAGQEQALTGSSAAVAVPAAPSSSAPAPTVTVSSAPAAPAVLTVSPASGTPALSPADPVTVAVADGTLGTVRLVAADGTEIVGAVSADQREWWNTTDLAYDTDYTLTAEATNATGAPATATSTFRTVRPGGRVEVTGFPSDGMTVGVAQPIAFYFDQPVTNHEGVEKAITVTSTPAQNGGFRWVNDTELRWRPESFWTSGTQVTVTTDLYGRDLGGGMFVGSDTPRSFTVGRKFVADIDNNNHMMGIYVDDQLTQLVPVSMGRDKYPTYNGIHVVKQKYESKIMDSSTWGLTGAGAYRTKVDWASRISDSGEFVHAAPWSVDSQGVENVSHGCVNVSTDWGKWFYDNALPGDPVIISNTSGPALEWWDGYGDFQLPFAEYVAG
- a CDS encoding TasA family protein, with the protein product MSRPSPRVSRWLKWATIPAALGLSAVVVAQSSYAAFSSTTSNPTNNWSAGTVALSDDDANTALFTATNLKPGSTGTKCIVVTSSGSLPSQVKLYGTSPATTNNLAGSINLSIVQGTGGSFGGGCTGFTPQATNSSVFSGTLAAFGSSATAFASGTPTAAAATWAPTGAAAESKTYQFTYTVDPLAPNTVQGGTASIGFTWEAQNT